A single window of [Clostridium] hylemonae DSM 15053 DNA harbors:
- the allB gene encoding allantoinase AllB: MYDLVVKNGKLVTPDRIYEADIAVKDGVYSAFLAKGTQTEAKEVIDAEGNYVFPGIIDCHAHLNEPGFEYREDFETGSRAAAVAGCTCLIDMPLNNDPSLMNKEIFDLKMGRISKHSVVDFALWGGIVGDYDNEPGSVKNNMNDLVDLHKCGVAAFKGFTCPNGDLFPTVNMGNVRKALEILKPYNALCGFHCEEFGQVLEREREAKAREGRSSEEKIRDFLDSHDVWTEYVATKNVIDMARATGGRVHICHVSHPMVAQVVKDAIHEGLPVTAETCPHYLGFTEDFVFEKGAPAKCTPPMRKQEDMEKLWDYVLDGTLSCVGSDHSPAADEEKDNAAKDIWHAWGGLNAIQYFLPMMFDMTVNKKGLSPTLIAKVMDYNPAKVFGLYGQKGAFELGFDGDIVIVDPDKEWKCTQEELLTKGHVSCFDGLEGKGAPVCTIIRGRVVAEGGSYKEDAVGYGKYVTPADAR; the protein is encoded by the coding sequence ATGTATGATTTAGTTGTAAAAAACGGGAAACTTGTAACCCCGGACAGGATTTACGAAGCTGATATCGCGGTGAAAGACGGAGTATACTCTGCCTTTCTTGCAAAAGGAACACAGACAGAGGCGAAAGAGGTCATTGATGCAGAGGGAAACTATGTATTCCCAGGCATTATTGACTGCCACGCGCATCTCAATGAACCGGGATTTGAGTACCGCGAAGACTTCGAGACCGGCTCCAGGGCCGCCGCTGTGGCAGGCTGTACATGTCTGATCGATATGCCTTTGAACAATGACCCTTCTCTTATGAACAAAGAAATCTTCGATTTGAAGATGGGACGGATCAGCAAGCATTCTGTAGTTGATTTTGCTCTGTGGGGAGGCATTGTAGGAGATTATGACAACGAGCCCGGCTCTGTAAAAAACAATATGAATGACCTTGTGGATCTGCATAAGTGCGGCGTTGCGGCGTTTAAAGGCTTTACATGCCCAAACGGCGACCTCTTTCCTACGGTAAATATGGGAAATGTAAGAAAAGCGCTGGAGATTCTGAAACCATACAATGCACTCTGCGGTTTTCACTGTGAAGAGTTCGGCCAGGTGCTGGAGCGCGAAAGAGAGGCAAAGGCGAGAGAGGGCAGAAGCAGTGAGGAGAAGATCAGAGATTTTCTCGACTCTCACGATGTATGGACAGAATACGTAGCAACGAAAAACGTGATCGATATGGCACGCGCCACGGGCGGACGAGTGCATATCTGCCATGTGAGCCATCCGATGGTCGCTCAGGTCGTAAAAGACGCTATCCACGAAGGACTCCCGGTTACGGCAGAGACATGTCCTCATTATCTCGGTTTTACGGAGGACTTTGTATTTGAAAAAGGCGCGCCGGCAAAATGCACGCCTCCGATGCGTAAGCAGGAGGATATGGAGAAGCTTTGGGATTATGTGCTCGACGGAACATTATCCTGTGTTGGAAGCGATCATTCTCCGGCCGCAGACGAAGAAAAAGATAATGCGGCAAAAGATATATGGCATGCATGGGGAGGCCTGAACGCTATCCAGTATTTCCTTCCTATGATGTTTGACATGACAGTGAACAAGAAAGGCTTAAGCCCGACACTCATCGCAAAAGTGATGGACTACAATCCTGCAAAGGTGTTCGGACTGTACGGACAGAAGGGGGCGTTTGAACTCGGCTTTGACGGGGATATCGTCATCGTGGATCCGGATAAGGAGTGGAAATGTACACAGGAGGAACTTCTTACAAAGGGACACGTTTCCTGCTTTGACGGACTGGAGGGGAAAGGCGCGCCGGTATGTACGATCATCCGCGGCAGAGTAGTCGCTGAAGGCGGAAGCTATAAAGAGGATGCCGTCGGTTACGGAAAGTATGTGACACCGGCAGACGCGAGATAA
- a CDS encoding NCS1 family transporter codes for MSDVKNEVKKESGSLAPIQEKDRIMGWGSYLMLWLGGCISIGTLTMGSAQLDKGLNLMQVFLAVLIGSTILVIGICANDRFSYKSGAPYAIQLKSAYGTKGNIVPVMIRGLPAIVWYGFQTWLGGSAINQISIAIFGYDNVVLFFILFQVLQIILSVKGFHGIKWVENVGGVVIVCAMLYMLYVCVTQYWGVIGDKLISREGSWGMPFIAAIIAFFGNSTTVMLNAGDYSRELKGGFSVGKRGVAYFIAMVPTTVLLGLIGAMASTATGIANPINAFSQMVQNKVLLVATLGFILFAQMTTNLASNVVPPAYAFMDAFKIKHRTAVILVGVLAVCTCPWILTNDSSAAGLDMFVKIYTAFFGPIFAVLITDYYIMHRGKIEGEKLDDLYNDKGNHAGVNWAAIIATAVGAVIGLINVDISFFTATIPTGLVYYFCMKKMPSCGRFRKGTSLEK; via the coding sequence ATGAGTGATGTTAAGAATGAAGTAAAGAAAGAATCAGGCTCACTGGCGCCGATTCAGGAAAAAGACCGTATTATGGGCTGGGGATCTTATCTTATGCTCTGGCTTGGCGGATGTATCTCTATCGGTACGCTGACGATGGGTTCCGCCCAGCTGGACAAAGGGCTTAACCTTATGCAGGTGTTTCTGGCAGTGCTGATCGGCTCCACCATTCTCGTCATCGGTATCTGTGCCAACGACCGGTTCAGTTACAAGTCGGGAGCGCCATATGCGATACAGCTTAAAAGTGCCTACGGCACAAAAGGGAATATCGTACCTGTAATGATCCGTGGACTGCCCGCGATCGTATGGTATGGGTTCCAGACATGGCTTGGAGGTTCTGCGATCAACCAGATATCGATCGCCATCTTCGGATATGACAACGTAGTATTATTCTTCATCCTGTTCCAGGTACTCCAGATCATACTGTCTGTGAAAGGGTTCCATGGGATCAAATGGGTCGAGAACGTGGGAGGCGTTGTCATCGTATGTGCAATGCTCTACATGCTCTATGTATGTGTTACCCAGTACTGGGGAGTTATCGGCGATAAGCTCATCAGCAGGGAAGGTTCCTGGGGGATGCCTTTCATCGCCGCTATCATAGCATTTTTCGGAAACAGTACGACCGTTATGCTCAATGCGGGAGACTACTCACGTGAGCTGAAAGGAGGATTCTCTGTAGGGAAGCGGGGGGTTGCGTACTTTATCGCCATGGTTCCTACCACTGTACTTCTCGGTCTGATCGGTGCGATGGCGTCTACGGCGACAGGTATCGCAAATCCGATCAATGCATTCTCCCAGATGGTTCAAAATAAGGTCCTTCTCGTCGCCACGCTTGGTTTTATCCTGTTCGCGCAGATGACGACAAACCTTGCGAGCAACGTAGTTCCGCCGGCCTACGCATTTATGGACGCATTTAAAATAAAGCACAGGACTGCGGTTATCCTCGTAGGCGTCCTTGCCGTATGTACATGTCCGTGGATCCTCACGAATGACAGTTCGGCGGCAGGACTGGATATGTTCGTCAAGATCTATACGGCCTTCTTCGGACCGATATTTGCGGTGCTGATCACGGATTACTATATTATGCACCGGGGGAAGATCGAGGGAGAGAAGCTTGATGATCTGTATAATGATAAAGGAAATCACGCCGGTGTCAACTGGGCGGCGATCATTGCAACCGCTGTAGGGGCAGTTATCGGTCTGATCAATGTAGACATTTCCTTCTTCACCGCCACAATACCGACAGGCCTGGTATACTATTTCTGTATGAAGAAGATGCCGTCCTGCGGTCGTTTCAGGAAAGGAAC